From one Opitutales bacterium genomic stretch:
- a CDS encoding nucleotidyltransferase yields the protein MLNRHFQEFLTLLEDKEVKFMVIGGYAVAVHGFPRYTGDLDVFIAISRQNANNVLDAFKDFGFGGLGLTAHDFLEEEMVIEIGREPMKIQVLTGIDGVTFNECYNNSVIFDIEGQKVRFIGFEELMKNKQASPRAKDKIDLEELRKIRR from the coding sequence ATGCTCAACAGGCATTTCCAAGAGTTCTTAACATTACTCGAAGACAAAGAGGTTAAATTTATGGTAATCGGAGGCTATGCAGTCGCAGTGCATGGATTTCCGAGGTATACTGGTGACCTTGACGTTTTTATCGCCATCAGCAGACAAAATGCGAACAACGTCTTAGATGCTTTCAAGGATTTCGGATTTGGTGGACTTGGACTCACTGCTCATGATTTTCTTGAAGAAGAGATGGTTATAGAAATCGGGCGTGAACCGATGAAGATCCAAGTGCTTACTGGCATAGATGGAGTCACATTCAACGAGTGCTATAACAATTCAGTGATATTTGATATCGAGGGACAAAAAGTCCGTTTTATTGGTTTCGAGGAACTGATGAAAAACAAGCAGGCCTCGCCAAGAGCCAAAGATAAAATCGACCTGGAAGAACTCAGGAAAATCAGGCGATGA
- a CDS encoding MFS transporter has translation MKAALDSTARRRLLVIGLSAACLSLAREMQMFVTPFWVTQGLGLEEKFVPILLSYRWLGTAILLIPLAFLSEAIGPKRSILFTLVLSSVLMFWMAGESFNTATFIFMVLGPAISSSFVMTDTLVQQVSETRRSFSNGVYRTIGAVVTFIGAPIAAFSVAAGGSWTGVLIGCSALFAGSALFAATYPGVGQEQKSDVRSTLSRMSKVLGNSTLLKYICIVQIAQVGASAFGSFAGLYATAELGLTVTDWSKVGAIIAGISIFIVMISAKIVEWKGLAWTTACGWLCAAVGRLTFAISDSPFWAVGVYAITTILSAVASVTFSLWLAKIGGVSASTFMLNKLASAVTFAIASALLGFLEPLFGMQYLLTASGLVTLYAAIVIFRFRPELH, from the coding sequence TTGAAGGCCGCGCTCGATTCAACAGCCCGAAGGCGGCTTCTCGTCATCGGCCTCTCTGCTGCGTGCCTCTCGCTTGCTCGTGAGATGCAGATGTTTGTGACGCCCTTCTGGGTGACTCAGGGCTTGGGGCTCGAAGAGAAGTTTGTTCCTATCTTGCTATCCTACCGTTGGCTGGGAACAGCGATCTTATTGATCCCCTTAGCATTTTTAAGCGAAGCCATTGGGCCTAAGCGTAGCATCCTGTTTACCCTAGTGCTTTCGAGTGTGCTCATGTTTTGGATGGCAGGTGAGAGCTTCAATACCGCCACGTTCATCTTCATGGTACTCGGGCCGGCGATTAGTTCTAGCTTCGTGATGACAGATACGCTCGTGCAGCAGGTCAGCGAAACCCGGCGAAGTTTTTCTAATGGTGTCTATCGAACCATCGGTGCGGTGGTTACCTTTATCGGTGCTCCCATTGCAGCCTTCAGTGTTGCTGCAGGAGGTAGTTGGACAGGGGTATTGATTGGGTGCAGTGCATTGTTTGCAGGCTCTGCCCTCTTCGCAGCTACTTATCCAGGTGTGGGCCAAGAGCAAAAAAGTGATGTGCGTTCTACGCTCAGCAGGATGAGCAAAGTCCTCGGCAACAGCACATTGCTAAAATACATATGCATCGTCCAGATCGCTCAGGTAGGCGCGAGCGCATTCGGCAGTTTTGCGGGATTATACGCTACAGCAGAGTTGGGACTCACCGTGACAGATTGGTCCAAAGTGGGTGCGATCATCGCGGGTATTTCCATCTTCATTGTGATGATTTCTGCAAAGATCGTCGAGTGGAAGGGTCTGGCGTGGACGACGGCATGCGGCTGGCTGTGTGCGGCGGTGGGTCGGCTGACCTTCGCTATTTCAGATAGTCCTTTTTGGGCAGTGGGCGTCTATGCTATCACCACGATACTGAGTGCCGTTGCCTCGGTGACTTTCTCATTATGGCTGGCCAAAATCGGGGGAGTTAGTGCCTCTACTTTCATGCTCAACAAGTTGGCATCAGCAGTGACTTTCGCTATTGCATCAGCACTCTTAGGATTTTTGGAGCCTTTGTTCGGCATGCAATATCTCCTCACCGCCAGCGGACTGGTGACCCTGTATGCGGCGATAGTCATCTTTCGGTTCCGCCCTGAGCTCCATTAG
- the acs gene encoding acetate--CoA ligase, with amino-acid sequence MTTVSTEQRKFDPVSTFVKDAQISGRAAYDALYEKSIADPEAFWAEVAEDFFWYRKWDTVLDRSEAPFFKWFSGAKTNLSVNCVDRHLDGPNKNKAAIIWEGEPGDSRVLTYFDLYREVNKFANALSEQGVKKGDRVAIYLGMVPELAIACLACARIGAVHTVIFAGFSAESIKDRVEGCEARTVITGDASYRRGKPLGLKTIVDEAVEGLDCVQQVIVVKRDGVEIACPMVEGRDVWYHDIVRHTAIHCEPEQMDAEDMLFLLYTSGTTGKPKGIIHTTAGYMVYSYLTSKYVFDMRPEDVYWCTADVGWITGHSYIVYGPMQNAITQVMYEGAPNWPDEGRFWNIIEKYAVTTFYTAPTAIRAFMKWGDHWVEKYDLSSLRLLGTVGEAINPEAWMWYHEKIGASQCPIVDTWWQTETGGHMLTPIPGAIATKPGSATVPFFGIEPLVLTEEGEEVNAGILAIKNPWPGMLRGVYGDPQRFKDTYFSKWDGKYYLPGDGVRKDEDGYYWILGRIDDVVNVSGHRIGTAELESVFVEHEAVAESAVIGVPHEIKGQGLVAFVTVRQGIETSDALKKELVGMVDKGIGKFARPEQILFTHDLPKTRSGKIMRRILRNITLGEDIGNVTTLADPSVVNELVEQWNSLTAKA; translated from the coding sequence ATGACGACTGTTTCTACGGAGCAGCGTAAATTCGACCCCGTTTCTACCTTTGTGAAGGACGCCCAGATTTCCGGGCGTGCAGCCTATGATGCACTCTATGAAAAGAGTATCGCAGATCCAGAAGCCTTCTGGGCCGAGGTGGCCGAAGACTTTTTCTGGTATAGGAAATGGGATACGGTGCTCGACCGTTCAGAGGCACCCTTTTTCAAATGGTTTTCTGGGGCGAAGACGAATCTCTCCGTGAACTGCGTGGATCGGCACCTTGATGGGCCCAATAAAAACAAGGCGGCGATTATATGGGAAGGCGAGCCGGGCGACAGTCGCGTTCTTACCTATTTCGATCTCTACCGTGAGGTAAATAAATTCGCCAATGCGTTGAGCGAGCAAGGAGTAAAGAAAGGGGATCGAGTTGCGATCTACCTCGGTATGGTGCCCGAGCTCGCGATCGCATGTCTAGCCTGCGCGCGTATTGGCGCTGTCCACACGGTCATCTTTGCTGGATTTTCCGCTGAGAGTATTAAGGACCGTGTCGAAGGCTGCGAGGCGCGCACCGTCATCACCGGCGATGCCTCTTACCGCCGTGGTAAACCTCTAGGTCTCAAGACCATCGTAGACGAAGCCGTCGAAGGCCTCGATTGCGTGCAGCAGGTCATCGTCGTCAAGCGGGATGGAGTAGAAATCGCCTGTCCCATGGTCGAAGGCCGCGATGTTTGGTACCACGACATCGTTCGCCACACAGCCATCCACTGTGAGCCCGAGCAGATGGATGCTGAGGATATGCTCTTTCTTCTCTACACCAGTGGCACCACAGGCAAGCCCAAGGGTATCATCCACACGACTGCTGGGTATATGGTCTATAGCTACCTGACCTCCAAATACGTCTTTGATATGAGGCCCGAAGATGTCTACTGGTGCACCGCCGACGTCGGCTGGATCACCGGGCACAGCTATATTGTCTATGGCCCCATGCAAAATGCCATCACTCAAGTGATGTATGAGGGGGCACCGAATTGGCCAGATGAAGGCCGCTTCTGGAACATTATCGAAAAATATGCGGTGACGACCTTCTACACGGCGCCGACTGCCATCCGCGCCTTTATGAAATGGGGAGACCATTGGGTCGAAAAGTATGACCTGTCCTCTCTGCGCTTACTCGGCACAGTGGGCGAAGCGATCAACCCTGAGGCATGGATGTGGTATCACGAAAAGATCGGAGCTAGCCAGTGCCCCATCGTCGACACCTGGTGGCAGACTGAAACCGGAGGCCACATGCTCACGCCGATTCCGGGCGCTATCGCGACAAAGCCGGGATCAGCTACTGTGCCCTTCTTTGGGATCGAGCCCCTCGTGCTCACTGAAGAAGGCGAAGAGGTCAATGCTGGGATTCTTGCAATTAAAAATCCCTGGCCGGGCATGCTCCGCGGCGTATACGGCGACCCGCAGCGTTTCAAGGATACGTATTTCAGTAAGTGGGACGGCAAATACTATTTGCCAGGTGATGGCGTGCGGAAAGACGAAGACGGCTACTATTGGATTTTGGGTCGTATCGACGACGTCGTGAATGTATCTGGGCACCGCATTGGTACGGCGGAGCTGGAGAGTGTATTTGTCGAGCATGAAGCTGTGGCTGAGAGCGCGGTGATTGGCGTGCCGCACGAGATAAAAGGTCAAGGCCTGGTCGCATTTGTGACCGTCCGTCAGGGTATTGAAACCAGCGACGCATTGAAGAAGGAACTGGTCGGCATGGTCGATAAGGGGATCGGCAAGTTTGCGCGTCCCGAGCAAATTCTCTTTACCCATGATTTGCCCAAGACACGCTCCGGAAAAATCATGCGCCGCATTCTGCGAAACATCACTCTGGGTGAAGATATTGGAAACGTGACTACGTTGGCAGATCCGTCCGTGGTCAATGAATTGGTGGAGCAGTGGAACAGCTTAACTGCCAAGGCATAG
- a CDS encoding phosphoribosyltransferase, whose amino-acid sequence MHKHPKERTIPPYFQLTYAKEDIAYRTYQLGTDISTWAEESYKETGEQILGVCILRGGVFFFSDLLKQIAYTVEPSYCRCQSYSSEDNTQGDTFNITVKPEGIEGRHVLLVDDICDSGKTLSKMVEYCQENGAKEVRTAVLIHRIHEESVYTPDYTGFRYEGNEWFAGYGMEDKNHRANYPEVYIIKGNSVD is encoded by the coding sequence ATGCATAAGCACCCAAAAGAGCGCACTATCCCACCCTACTTTCAACTGACCTATGCGAAAGAGGACATCGCCTATCGGACTTACCAGCTAGGCACAGATATTTCCACTTGGGCGGAGGAATCTTACAAGGAAACCGGCGAGCAAATTCTGGGAGTCTGCATTCTCCGAGGAGGTGTGTTCTTTTTCAGCGACCTACTCAAGCAGATTGCCTATACTGTCGAGCCCTCTTATTGCCGCTGCCAGAGTTATTCATCCGAGGACAACACCCAGGGCGACACATTCAATATCACAGTGAAGCCTGAAGGTATTGAAGGGCGGCATGTTTTACTGGTGGATGACATTTGCGACAGTGGAAAAACACTGTCCAAAATGGTCGAATACTGCCAGGAAAACGGAGCCAAAGAAGTGCGCACCGCAGTTCTGATTCACCGCATCCACGAGGAATCTGTATATACCCCAGACTATACCGGATTTCGCTATGAGGGGAATGAGTGGTTTGCCGGATATGGGATGGAGGATAAAAACCACCGAGCTAATTATCCCGAGGTCTACATCATCAAGGGCAATTCGGTCGACTGA
- a CDS encoding cobalamin biosynthesis protein CbiX, with the protein MDYEQIWLMDNGSLRPEATLGLRRVAAALSERLGRLVVPVSLLHSSKIDPAKIDDRPAQTFERSLKQVYREGIRSVFIQPLFFGPTRAISEYLPARMEILSQAMPDIRVQVGDVLVPDSDPSPEWLLSLLLDHAEATAASPDEPIILVDHGTPAIEVNRVRNRLAALLDERWLGPVVAASMERRDGAEYDFNEPLLERVFDKHDWKKGPVTVLMLFLLSGRHAGPEGDVAEILDQVVACHPKLQPKMSPLVAENSKLIDGLLERVGPWLSRPNCP; encoded by the coding sequence ATGGACTACGAGCAGATTTGGCTGATGGATAATGGGTCATTACGGCCCGAAGCAACTTTGGGCTTGAGACGCGTTGCAGCTGCGTTGAGTGAGCGTCTCGGCCGCCTAGTTGTGCCCGTAAGTCTCCTGCATTCGAGTAAGATTGATCCGGCAAAAATTGATGACCGACCCGCTCAAACTTTCGAGCGCTCGCTCAAACAAGTGTATCGTGAGGGGATTAGGAGTGTCTTTATTCAGCCTCTATTCTTTGGGCCTACACGTGCGATAAGCGAGTATTTGCCAGCTCGGATGGAGATATTGTCTCAGGCAATGCCGGATATCCGTGTTCAGGTGGGCGATGTGCTTGTCCCCGACTCGGACCCATCACCGGAATGGTTGCTCTCGCTGCTCTTGGATCATGCCGAAGCCACGGCTGCGAGCCCGGATGAGCCGATAATACTCGTCGATCATGGAACACCCGCGATCGAGGTGAATCGCGTGCGCAATCGTTTAGCGGCACTACTCGATGAACGTTGGCTCGGGCCCGTGGTCGCAGCATCCATGGAACGACGCGACGGTGCGGAGTATGACTTCAATGAACCTTTGCTTGAACGCGTCTTCGATAAGCATGACTGGAAGAAGGGGCCGGTAACGGTGCTGATGCTGTTCCTCCTATCAGGCCGTCACGCTGGACCTGAGGGAGACGTCGCTGAGATTCTGGACCAGGTAGTTGCCTGCCATCCCAAGTTACAGCCGAAAATGTCTCCGCTCGTGGCGGAAAACTCAAAGCTCATTGACGGGCTGCTGGAGCGGGTGGGGCCTTGGCTCAGTCGACCGAATTGCCCTTGA
- a CDS encoding histidine phosphatase family protein → MNAEKYILIRHGQTVWNREQRYQGRLNTPLTDLGQIQAQAVGHKVTELIDGETEIGCYCSPLGRAIQTAEFLRETCRIQLPEFVSDPRLQECNLGRWQGYRHDEIEGLYPGDFRARSLNKWNFRIPEGGESYGDLSERAQSWVKESIGNHAVFVIVAHEMMGTPWSAG, encoded by the coding sequence ATGAATGCGGAAAAATACATTTTGATACGTCACGGGCAGACTGTCTGGAATCGTGAGCAGCGCTACCAAGGTCGGCTGAACACACCGCTCACAGACCTGGGGCAAATCCAAGCTCAGGCTGTCGGGCACAAGGTCACTGAACTCATCGACGGTGAGACGGAAATCGGCTGTTATTGCAGTCCGCTAGGGCGTGCCATCCAAACCGCAGAGTTCTTGCGTGAGACTTGCCGCATTCAGCTCCCTGAGTTTGTATCTGACCCACGTTTGCAGGAATGTAATCTAGGGCGTTGGCAGGGGTATCGGCACGATGAAATCGAGGGGCTGTATCCGGGTGATTTTCGAGCTCGTTCTTTAAATAAGTGGAATTTTCGGATTCCTGAGGGAGGTGAGTCTTATGGTGATCTGTCGGAACGCGCGCAATCATGGGTGAAGGAGAGCATCGGAAACCATGCGGTCTTCGTAATCGTGGCTCACGAAATGATGGGCACTCCGTGGAGTGCTGGGTAA